A window of Ruania suaedae contains these coding sequences:
- a CDS encoding GNAT family N-acetyltransferase, giving the protein MPSWPRPRTARGARARTPELVPEPLVSTARGADVAELVRFCRTDPVDAALLAEHVEALPRYAFTREQLLYVRTTEGLGGLCWTGGNVVPFRLAARAVPAVADAVRAGRRRYSSIVGPAEDVLALWEELRPGGPAPREVREEQPSMLIDHEPLVPSEPRVRLCTPADLDVLVPACVAMFTEEVGYSPMQAGGGYERRVRALVEGGRSFAWIEPGEDGPQVVFKAEIGTVALGVAQVQGVWVHPDHRGRGYAATGMAAVIRQVRARLAPTVSLYVNSYNTRALAAYDAVGMRRVGTYATVLF; this is encoded by the coding sequence GTGCCCTCCTGGCCCCGGCCCCGCACCGCCCGGGGTGCCCGCGCCCGGACGCCGGAGCTGGTACCCGAGCCGCTGGTGAGCACCGCCCGTGGCGCGGACGTCGCTGAGCTGGTCCGGTTCTGCCGCACCGACCCCGTCGACGCCGCGCTCCTGGCCGAGCACGTGGAGGCGCTTCCCCGGTACGCGTTCACCCGGGAGCAGCTGTTGTACGTGCGCACCACCGAGGGTCTCGGCGGGCTCTGCTGGACCGGCGGGAACGTGGTGCCCTTCCGCCTCGCCGCCCGGGCGGTGCCGGCCGTGGCGGACGCCGTCCGGGCCGGCCGGCGGCGGTACTCCTCGATCGTGGGGCCGGCCGAGGACGTCCTCGCCCTGTGGGAGGAGCTGCGCCCCGGCGGCCCGGCCCCGCGGGAGGTGCGCGAGGAGCAGCCCTCGATGCTGATCGACCACGAGCCGCTCGTGCCCTCGGAGCCGCGGGTGCGGCTGTGTACCCCGGCCGACCTGGACGTGCTCGTACCCGCCTGCGTGGCGATGTTCACCGAGGAGGTCGGCTACTCACCGATGCAGGCGGGCGGTGGCTACGAGCGCCGGGTGCGTGCGCTGGTGGAGGGCGGGCGCTCGTTCGCATGGATCGAGCCGGGCGAGGACGGACCGCAGGTCGTCTTCAAGGCCGAGATCGGCACCGTCGCGCTCGGGGTCGCCCAGGTGCAGGGGGTGTGGGTCCACCCCGACCACCGCGGCCGCGGCTATGCGGCCACGGGCATGGCTGCGGTGATCCGGCAGGTGCGCGCCCGGCTGGCCCCGACGGTCTCCCTCTACGTCAACTCCTACAACACCCGGGCCCTCGCCGCCTACGACGCGGTGGGTATGCGCCGGGTGGGTACCTACGCGACCGTGCTCTTCTGA
- a CDS encoding Fpg/Nei family DNA glycosylase: MPEMPEVAALAAFLTERLVGRTVAAVHVPGIQALKTFDPPPQALVGRAVDRVDRHGKWLEVRTGADPDGDQAGLSLVVHLARAGWLRWQERAPATVPRSPKSPIAVRVVLDDGSAFDLTEAGTRKRLAVHVVREAAQIPMVASLGPDPLGEAFTPAVLSELLGRRRAQLKGVLRDQSIVAGIGNAYSDEILHAARLSPFAPSTSLPAEEIGHLHATIRTVLAEALAAAAGTPAAQLKDAKRAGMRVHGRAGQPCPVCGDVVREVSFADSSLQYCASCQTGGKILADRRMSRLLR; this comes from the coding sequence ATGCCCGAGATGCCCGAGGTGGCCGCACTGGCCGCCTTTCTCACCGAGCGGCTGGTCGGCCGCACCGTGGCGGCCGTCCACGTGCCCGGGATCCAGGCCCTCAAGACGTTCGACCCGCCCCCGCAGGCGCTGGTCGGACGAGCCGTGGACCGGGTGGACCGGCACGGCAAGTGGCTGGAGGTCCGCACCGGTGCCGACCCCGACGGCGATCAGGCGGGGCTGTCCCTGGTCGTCCACCTCGCCCGCGCCGGGTGGCTGCGGTGGCAGGAGAGGGCTCCCGCCACGGTGCCGCGATCGCCCAAGTCGCCGATCGCGGTCCGGGTGGTGCTCGACGACGGCTCCGCCTTCGACCTCACCGAGGCCGGCACCCGCAAGCGGCTCGCGGTGCACGTGGTGCGCGAGGCCGCGCAGATCCCGATGGTCGCGAGCCTCGGGCCGGACCCGCTCGGCGAGGCCTTCACACCCGCGGTCCTTTCCGAGCTGCTCGGCAGACGACGTGCCCAGCTCAAGGGCGTGCTGCGGGACCAGAGCATCGTGGCCGGGATCGGGAACGCCTACAGCGACGAGATCCTGCACGCCGCGAGGCTGAGCCCGTTCGCACCCAGCACCTCGTTGCCGGCCGAGGAGATCGGGCACCTGCACGCGACCATCCGCACCGTGCTCGCGGAGGCTCTCGCCGCCGCGGCGGGCACGCCGGCGGCCCAGCTCAAGGATGCCAAGCGCGCCGGGATGCGCGTGCACGGCCGGGCCGGTCAGCCCTGCCCGGTCTGCGGGGACGTCGTCCGCGAGGTCTCCTTCGCGGACTCGTCGTTGCAGTACTGCGCGTCCTGCCAGACCGGGGGGAAGATCCTCGCCGACCGGCGGATGTCGCGCCTGTTGCGCTGA
- a CDS encoding DivIVA domain-containing protein has protein sequence MEGLFPTVKGWSTGYDQDEVEDFFADARASYEGAEGGDVCAQDVRQVAFDLVRGGFEPAAVDAALDRLEGAFVQRERADFIASRGQEAWMEQVADRATTLYPRLVRPAGERFAPPERGRGYSAAAVDAVMDRLVAYFDSGHVLTAAELRHVTFPRASRSRSYAEGPVDAFLDRAVDVLLAVE, from the coding sequence ATGGAGGGTCTGTTCCCGACGGTCAAGGGGTGGTCCACCGGGTACGACCAGGACGAGGTGGAGGACTTCTTCGCCGACGCCAGAGCCTCCTACGAGGGCGCCGAGGGCGGGGACGTCTGCGCGCAGGACGTGCGCCAGGTGGCGTTCGATCTCGTCCGCGGCGGTTTCGAGCCCGCTGCCGTCGACGCGGCCCTGGACCGGCTCGAGGGCGCCTTCGTCCAGCGCGAGCGCGCCGACTTCATCGCCTCCCGGGGCCAGGAGGCCTGGATGGAACAGGTCGCCGACCGGGCCACCACCCTCTACCCCCGGCTGGTCCGTCCCGCGGGTGAGCGGTTCGCACCGCCGGAGCGGGGCCGGGGATACTCCGCCGCCGCGGTGGACGCCGTGATGGACCGGCTGGTCGCCTACTTCGACTCCGGCCATGTGCTCACCGCCGCCGAACTGCGCCACGTCACCTTCCCGCGCGCGAGCCGTTCCCGCTCCTACGCCGAGGGGCCGGTCGACGCCTTCCTCGACCGCGCCGTGGACGTCCTGCTGGCGGTCGAGTGA
- a CDS encoding M50 family metallopeptidase, protein MDFWWGVLVIAFGLIVSIALHEIGHLVPAKLFKVRVTQYFVGFGRTLWSVRRRGTEYGVKMLPLGGYVRMVGMFPPAREQVSDDARYEARQRRTGIRGLVSGIVEETRAASTEEISAEIRPGDGRLAFYQLTMPRKLVVMAGGPLMNLLIAFVLFAIVLTGFGVPTASNQLASVSSCVLPADQDRECTDADPVAPAAEAGLQTGDRVISWDGTPVADWEDLTAAIEATGTRTVEVVVDRDGDERALSLTPTLAQRPVLENGAYATDADGELVLTEQPFVGVGAGQELVPQPVSAVPAHVGQVFTGTVEIVLTLPQRLVSIAQSTFGGTERDPGVIGIVGVGRLGGEVAATDLLTTPERGAVMLEILASLNMALFVFNLVPLLPLDGGHIAGALYDAARRRLAALTGRADPGPADTAKLMPLTYVVVVVLAGMSVMLAVADIVNPVRFF, encoded by the coding sequence ATGGACTTCTGGTGGGGCGTTCTCGTCATCGCGTTCGGGCTGATCGTCTCGATCGCGCTGCACGAGATCGGGCACCTGGTGCCGGCCAAGCTGTTCAAGGTGCGCGTGACGCAGTACTTCGTCGGCTTCGGCCGCACGCTGTGGTCGGTGCGCCGCCGGGGCACCGAGTACGGCGTGAAGATGCTCCCGCTCGGGGGGTACGTGCGGATGGTGGGGATGTTCCCGCCGGCGCGCGAGCAGGTCTCCGACGACGCCCGCTACGAGGCGCGACAGCGACGCACCGGGATTCGCGGCCTGGTGAGCGGGATCGTCGAGGAGACCCGCGCGGCCAGCACCGAGGAGATCTCTGCCGAGATCCGGCCGGGGGACGGACGGCTCGCCTTCTATCAGCTCACCATGCCCCGCAAGCTCGTGGTCATGGCCGGTGGCCCGCTGATGAACCTGCTGATCGCGTTCGTGCTGTTCGCCATCGTGCTGACCGGCTTCGGGGTGCCGACGGCGAGCAACCAGCTCGCCTCGGTCTCCTCATGCGTGCTCCCGGCGGACCAGGACCGGGAGTGCACCGACGCCGACCCGGTGGCGCCTGCCGCCGAGGCGGGGCTGCAGACCGGGGACCGGGTGATCTCCTGGGACGGGACACCGGTGGCCGACTGGGAGGACCTGACCGCTGCGATCGAGGCGACCGGCACCCGGACCGTCGAGGTGGTCGTCGACCGCGACGGCGACGAGCGGGCGCTCTCCCTCACCCCGACGCTCGCGCAGCGTCCGGTCCTGGAGAACGGCGCCTATGCCACCGACGCCGACGGCGAGCTGGTGCTGACCGAGCAGCCCTTCGTCGGGGTGGGGGCCGGACAGGAGCTGGTTCCGCAACCGGTCTCGGCAGTGCCGGCGCACGTGGGTCAGGTCTTCACCGGGACGGTCGAGATCGTCCTGACCCTCCCGCAACGCCTCGTCTCGATCGCGCAGTCGACCTTCGGCGGCACCGAGCGCGATCCGGGCGTCATCGGGATCGTCGGTGTCGGCCGCCTCGGCGGCGAGGTCGCGGCGACCGACCTGCTCACCACGCCGGAGCGGGGTGCGGTCATGCTGGAGATCCTCGCCTCGCTGAACATGGCGCTGTTCGTGTTCAACCTCGTCCCCCTGCTGCCCCTCGACGGCGGTCACATCGCCGGCGCGCTCTACGACGCAGCCAGGCGCCGCCTCGCCGCGCTCACCGGGCGGGCCGATCCCGGACCGGCGGACACGGCCAAGCTCATGCCGCTGACCTACGTCGTCGTGGTCGTCCTGGCCGGGATGAGCGTCATGCTCGCGGTCGCCGACATCGTCAACCCGGTGAGGTTCTTCTAG
- the ispG gene encoding flavodoxin-dependent (E)-4-hydroxy-3-methylbut-2-enyl-diphosphate synthase — translation MPAVKETPPVLAPRRKTRKINVGAVEVGGDAPISVQSMTTTPTTDINATLQQIAELTASGCDIVRVAVPTADDAEALPIIARKSQIPVIADIHFQPKYVYAAIDAGCAAVRVNPGNIRKFDDQVKQIAKAASDAGVSLRIGVNAGSLDKRLLAKYGKPTAEALVESAVWEASLFEEHDFHDFKISVKHNDPVVMVRAYELLSERGDWPLHLGVTEAGPAFQGTIKSATAFGALLSQGIGDTIRVSLSAPPAEEVKVGLQILQSLNLRERKLEIVSCPSCGRAQVDVYTLADAVTAGLEGMTVPLRVAVMGCVVNGPGEAREADLGVASGNGKGQIFVKGEVIKTVPEDQIVETLIEEANRIAEAMGVGEADGNPVVTVS, via the coding sequence ATGCCCGCCGTCAAGGAAACCCCTCCGGTGCTGGCACCGCGCCGCAAGACCCGCAAGATCAACGTCGGTGCCGTCGAGGTCGGCGGGGATGCGCCGATCTCGGTGCAGTCGATGACGACGACCCCCACCACCGACATCAACGCCACCCTGCAGCAGATCGCCGAGCTGACCGCCTCCGGGTGCGACATCGTCCGGGTGGCGGTGCCCACGGCCGACGACGCCGAGGCGCTGCCGATCATCGCGAGGAAGTCCCAGATCCCGGTGATCGCCGACATCCACTTCCAGCCGAAGTATGTCTACGCCGCGATCGATGCCGGGTGCGCCGCCGTGCGCGTCAACCCCGGCAACATCCGCAAGTTCGACGACCAGGTCAAGCAGATCGCCAAGGCCGCCTCGGATGCGGGCGTCTCCTTGCGCATCGGCGTCAACGCCGGCTCCCTCGACAAGCGGCTGCTGGCCAAGTACGGCAAGCCCACGGCGGAGGCGCTGGTGGAGTCCGCCGTCTGGGAGGCCTCGCTGTTCGAGGAGCACGACTTCCACGACTTCAAGATCTCCGTCAAGCACAACGACCCGGTCGTCATGGTGCGGGCCTACGAGTTGCTCTCCGAGCGCGGCGACTGGCCGCTGCACCTGGGCGTCACCGAGGCCGGTCCGGCGTTCCAGGGCACCATCAAGTCCGCGACCGCCTTCGGCGCGCTGCTCAGCCAGGGCATCGGCGACACCATCCGCGTCTCCCTGTCGGCGCCGCCGGCCGAGGAGGTCAAGGTCGGTCTGCAGATCCTGCAGTCGTTGAACCTGCGTGAGCGCAAGCTCGAGATCGTCTCCTGCCCCTCCTGCGGTCGCGCGCAGGTCGACGTCTACACCCTCGCCGATGCGGTGACCGCGGGACTGGAGGGGATGACCGTCCCGCTGCGGGTCGCCGTCATGGGCTGCGTGGTGAACGGCCCGGGGGAGGCCCGCGAGGCCGACCTGGGGGTGGCCTCGGGCAATGGCAAGGGGCAGATCTTCGTCAAGGGCGAGGTCATCAAGACCGTGCCGGAGGACCAGATCGTGGAGACCCTGATCGAGGAGGCGAACCGGATCGCCGAGGCGATGGGCGTGGGCGAGGCAGACGGCAACCCGGTCGTCACCGTCAGCTGA
- the dxr gene encoding 1-deoxy-D-xylulose-5-phosphate reductoisomerase has protein sequence MRTVTLLGSTGSIGTQAIEIIRARPELFRVRALAAGGRDVALLARQAVELAVERVVVADESRLPMLREALDEARSAAGAAGPPPEVAAGEPAVTELAGEPVDVVLNGITGSIGLRPTLAALAAGSTLALANKESLIIGGPLVQRAAAPGQIVPVDSEHSAIAQCLRGGREAEVRRLVLTASGGPFRGRSRAELEHVTPQQALRHPNFAMGTVITTNSATLVNKGLEVIEAHLLFGVPFDAIDVVVHPQQQIHSMVEFHDGSTIAQMGPPRMLVPIALGLSWPDRLHDVDTPCDWSKASTWEFAPLDEDAFPAVRLAQQVGRAGGTSPAVYNAANEEAVAAFHAGRLTFGGIVDLVARVVDEHGGGPAGQVEDVLAADSWARERAREFLPG, from the coding sequence GTGCGGACGGTCACCCTCCTCGGGTCCACCGGTTCCATCGGCACCCAGGCGATCGAGATCATCCGGGCCCGGCCCGAGCTGTTCCGGGTGCGGGCGCTGGCGGCGGGTGGCCGGGACGTGGCGCTGCTGGCGCGGCAGGCGGTCGAGCTTGCGGTCGAGCGCGTCGTCGTGGCCGACGAGAGCCGGTTGCCGATGCTGCGGGAGGCCCTGGACGAGGCGAGGTCGGCGGCGGGTGCCGCCGGGCCGCCGCCGGAGGTGGCGGCCGGTGAGCCGGCGGTGACCGAGCTCGCCGGCGAGCCCGTGGATGTGGTCCTGAACGGGATCACCGGCAGCATCGGCCTGCGCCCGACCCTGGCGGCGCTGGCGGCGGGCTCGACCCTCGCGCTGGCCAACAAGGAGTCGCTGATCATCGGCGGTCCGCTGGTGCAGCGCGCCGCCGCACCCGGGCAGATCGTGCCGGTCGACTCCGAGCACAGCGCGATCGCGCAGTGCCTGCGTGGCGGTCGAGAGGCGGAAGTGCGCCGCCTCGTGCTGACGGCCAGCGGTGGCCCGTTCCGCGGGCGCAGCCGGGCCGAGCTGGAGCACGTCACGCCGCAGCAGGCGCTGCGCCATCCCAACTTCGCCATGGGCACCGTGATCACGACCAACTCGGCGACGCTGGTCAACAAGGGCCTGGAGGTCATCGAGGCACACCTGCTGTTCGGCGTGCCCTTCGACGCCATCGACGTCGTCGTCCACCCGCAGCAGCAGATCCACTCCATGGTCGAGTTCCACGACGGTTCGACGATCGCGCAGATGGGCCCGCCCCGGATGCTCGTGCCGATCGCGCTCGGGCTGTCCTGGCCCGACCGGCTCCACGACGTCGACACCCCCTGCGACTGGTCGAAGGCGAGCACGTGGGAGTTCGCACCGCTCGACGAGGACGCGTTCCCGGCCGTGCGGCTCGCCCAGCAGGTGGGACGTGCGGGCGGCACCTCGCCGGCCGTCTACAACGCGGCGAACGAGGAAGCGGTGGCGGCCTTCCACGCGGGGCGGCTCACCTTCGGCGGCATCGTCGATCTGGTCGCCCGGGTGGTGGATGAGCACGGCGGCGGCCCGGCCGGACAGGTCGAGGACGTGCTCGCCGCCGACTCCTGGGCGCGCGAGCGCGCGCGGGAGTTCCTGCCGGGCTGA